The Streptomyces sp. NBC_01353 genome contains a region encoding:
- a CDS encoding sugar ABC transporter substrate-binding protein, with translation MSRTWSRTSRVIAGTATALAVLTACGGGEGGTDAASNGPVTITFWGWAKGSKDVVDAFNASHKNIQVKFEEIPSGNAGGYAKISNAVKAGNAPDLVSIEYPSLPEFVSSGALQDIGGEFTEADRGKLLPQAVELTTLGGKTWAVPFDAAPQAFFYRKDLFAKYKVEVPTTWDAFKAAAEKVKKADAKARIATFFPDDPTTFEAMAWQAGAQWFKAENDTWKINTTDPATTKVADYWQGLIEADLIHKNASFSPEWTGSLKNGTTIGYLGASWGAGVLKGTLPEQSGKWAVAPMPSWDGKPASGILGGTTFAVTKDSKKTAAAVEFAEWMATTEAGVKARIASGTSSAFPAAAALRPVAKAAFDASYYGGQDIYALFEQSSASINRNWTWGPTTGTTNTAIKDQFGKVTKGGPTIADAIRTGHEATVTELTKRGLKVEG, from the coding sequence GTGAGCCGTACTTGGAGCAGAACGTCCCGTGTCATAGCCGGTACCGCCACCGCCCTCGCCGTTCTGACGGCCTGCGGCGGCGGTGAAGGCGGTACCGACGCCGCGTCGAACGGGCCCGTGACCATCACCTTCTGGGGCTGGGCCAAGGGCTCCAAGGACGTGGTCGACGCGTTCAACGCCTCGCACAAGAACATCCAGGTGAAGTTCGAGGAGATCCCCTCCGGCAACGCCGGCGGCTACGCCAAGATCTCCAACGCGGTGAAGGCGGGCAACGCGCCCGACCTGGTCTCCATCGAGTACCCCTCGCTCCCCGAGTTCGTCAGCTCCGGCGCCCTGCAGGACATCGGCGGCGAGTTCACCGAGGCCGACCGGGGCAAGCTGCTCCCCCAGGCGGTGGAGCTCACCACCCTCGGCGGCAAGACCTGGGCCGTCCCCTTCGACGCAGCACCGCAGGCCTTCTTCTACCGCAAGGACCTCTTCGCGAAGTACAAGGTCGAGGTCCCCACGACCTGGGACGCCTTCAAGGCCGCCGCGGAGAAGGTGAAGAAGGCCGACGCCAAGGCTCGTATCGCCACGTTCTTCCCGGACGACCCGACCACCTTCGAGGCGATGGCCTGGCAGGCCGGCGCCCAGTGGTTCAAGGCCGAGAACGACACCTGGAAGATCAACACCACCGACCCGGCCACCACCAAGGTCGCCGACTACTGGCAGGGCCTGATCGAGGCCGACCTGATCCACAAGAACGCCTCGTTCAGCCCCGAGTGGACCGGTTCGCTCAAGAACGGCACCACCATCGGCTACCTCGGCGCGTCCTGGGGCGCGGGCGTCCTCAAGGGCACCCTGCCCGAGCAGAGCGGCAAGTGGGCCGTGGCGCCCATGCCCAGCTGGGACGGCAAGCCCGCGAGCGGAATCCTCGGCGGCACCACCTTCGCCGTGACCAAGGACAGCAAGAAGACCGCGGCGGCCGTCGAGTTCGCCGAGTGGATGGCCACCACCGAGGCCGGCGTCAAGGCCCGTATCGCCTCCGGCACCTCCAGCGCCTTCCCCGCCGCGGCCGCGCTGCGCCCGGTCGCCAAGGCCGCCTTCGACGCGAGCTACTACGGCGGCCAGGACATCTACGCCCTCTTCGAGCAGTCCAGTGCCTCCATCAACCGGAACTGGACCTGGGGCCCCACCACCGGCACCACCAACACGGCCATCAAGGACCAGTTCGGCAAGGTCACCAAGGGCGGCCCGACGATCGCCGACGCGATCAGGACCGGCCACGAGGCGACGGTCACCGAGCTCACGAAGCGCGGTCTGAAGGTCGAGGGCTGA
- a CDS encoding LacI family DNA-binding transcriptional regulator yields the protein MRESAAERHDRLLALVRERGTARVADLATLLGVSPVTARRDVEALATKGLLDRVHGQVSWPERPERPERQGDPGARRTGEGLVLGLLAPSATYYFAEVIRGAHEAAARAGARLVLRISDYRPEEDRARTEGLLAAGAEGVLVAPGWRGPEDRQAYGDWLAELPVPAVLLERRADPGTPLDALDRVVSDHGHGVLLALRHLLELGHGTPLLVARGDSPTALAVRAGYAEALGTLDLDAPGPVIDSVPADQDPESFERAVRALYEAVTSGRVSAALVHNDVDAIEIVQRLADLGVKVPEDLALIAYDDEVAALADTPLTAVAPPKRQVGRHATELLVERLTEAHEAPDEEPARRHLSLLPRLRVRASCGAPSGVRPI from the coding sequence GTGCGTGAGAGTGCCGCCGAACGACACGACCGACTGCTGGCCCTGGTGCGCGAGCGCGGTACGGCGCGCGTCGCCGACCTGGCCACGCTCCTCGGGGTCTCCCCCGTCACCGCTCGCCGCGATGTCGAGGCGCTGGCGACCAAGGGCCTGCTCGACCGGGTGCACGGCCAGGTCTCCTGGCCGGAGCGGCCGGAGCGGCCCGAGCGCCAGGGCGATCCGGGTGCCCGGCGCACCGGCGAGGGTCTGGTGCTCGGGCTGCTCGCGCCCTCCGCCACGTACTACTTCGCCGAGGTCATCCGGGGTGCCCACGAGGCCGCGGCGCGGGCCGGGGCCCGGCTGGTGCTGCGGATCTCGGACTACCGCCCGGAGGAGGACCGCGCGCGCACCGAGGGCCTGCTCGCGGCCGGCGCCGAGGGCGTGCTCGTCGCGCCCGGCTGGCGCGGGCCCGAGGACCGGCAGGCGTACGGGGACTGGCTGGCCGAACTGCCCGTACCCGCCGTGCTCCTGGAGCGCCGGGCCGACCCCGGCACGCCCCTCGACGCCCTGGACCGGGTGGTCTCCGACCATGGCCACGGCGTCCTGCTCGCCCTGCGCCACCTGCTGGAACTGGGCCACGGCACCCCACTCCTGGTGGCCCGCGGCGACAGCCCGACGGCGCTCGCGGTGCGCGCCGGGTACGCCGAGGCGCTGGGCACCCTGGACCTCGACGCGCCCGGCCCGGTGATCGATTCGGTACCGGCCGATCAGGACCCCGAGAGCTTCGAGCGCGCCGTACGGGCCCTGTACGAGGCGGTGACCTCCGGCCGGGTGAGCGCCGCCCTGGTCCACAACGACGTGGACGCGATCGAGATCGTCCAGCGTCTGGCGGACCTGGGGGTGAAGGTGCCGGAGGATCTGGCCCTGATCGCGTACGACGACGAGGTCGCCGCGCTCGCCGACACCCCGCTGACGGCGGTCGCCCCGCCCAAGCGCCAGGTCGGCAGACACGCCACGGAGTTGCTGGTGGAACGGCTGACGGAGGCGCACGAGGCCCCCGACGAGGAGCCGGCACGGCGTCATCTGAGCCTGTTGCCGCGACTGCGCGTGCGCGCCTCCTGCGGGGCTCCTTCGGGGGTTCGCCCCATCTGA
- a CDS encoding hydroxyacid dehydrogenase, with protein MHPATDNRPPLLLSMGPGIAERLLTDAHRARLTALTRTDPHLVAHDLATPGPRVAAALAEAEVLLTCWGAPPLTAAVLDRAPRLRAVVHAAGSVKHHITDACWERGLAVTSAAAANALPVAEYTLAAILFAGKRILPSALRYGTVRADDAWTAESAAWGNYRRTVGLIGASRIGRRVIDLLRPFDFEVLLYDPYMETAEARALGVELTDLDTLCARSSIVSIHAPQLPATYRMIGAPQLASMPDGATLINTARGSLIDESALLPHLCRGRLHAVLDVTDPELPPPDSPLWTLPNVLLTPHVAGSLGNELHRMADQALEEVARYGRGEPFTDPVRPSDLTRSA; from the coding sequence ATGCACCCCGCCACCGACAACCGTCCGCCCCTCCTTCTCTCCATGGGCCCCGGCATCGCCGAACGGCTGCTGACCGACGCCCACCGCGCCCGCCTCACCGCCCTGACCCGCACCGACCCCCACCTCGTCGCCCACGACCTCGCCACGCCCGGCCCGCGCGTCGCCGCCGCCCTCGCCGAGGCCGAGGTCCTCCTCACCTGCTGGGGCGCGCCGCCCCTGACCGCCGCCGTCCTGGACCGCGCGCCGCGCCTGCGGGCGGTCGTCCACGCGGCCGGCTCGGTGAAGCACCACATCACGGACGCCTGTTGGGAGCGCGGCCTCGCGGTCACCTCGGCGGCGGCGGCCAACGCGCTTCCCGTCGCCGAGTACACGCTCGCGGCGATCCTCTTCGCGGGAAAGCGGATCCTCCCCTCGGCCCTGCGCTACGGGACGGTCCGCGCCGACGACGCATGGACGGCGGAGTCGGCGGCCTGGGGCAACTACCGGCGCACGGTCGGCCTGATCGGCGCCTCCCGGATCGGCCGCCGGGTCATCGACCTGCTGCGCCCCTTCGACTTCGAAGTGCTGCTGTACGACCCGTACATGGAGACGGCCGAGGCCCGCGCGCTCGGCGTGGAGCTGACCGACCTCGACACTCTGTGCGCCCGGAGTTCGATCGTCTCCATCCACGCGCCGCAGCTCCCCGCCACGTACCGGATGATCGGCGCGCCGCAGCTGGCCTCGATGCCCGACGGCGCGACCCTGATCAACACCGCCCGCGGCTCCCTGATCGACGAGTCGGCCCTCCTCCCCCACCTGTGCCGAGGCCGGCTCCACGCGGTCCTCGACGTCACGGACCCGGAGCTCCCACCGCCGGACTCACCGCTCTGGACGCTGCCCAACGTCCTCCTCACCCCGCATGTGGCGGGCTCGCTGGGCAACGAACTGCACCGGATGGCGGACCAGGCGCTGGAGGAGGTGGCGCGGTACGGACGGGGGGAGCCGTTCACGGACCCGGTACGGCCGTCGGACCTGACCAGGTCCGCCTAG
- a CDS encoding DUF2264 domain-containing protein — MPTPPENRELSPFTGWTRAHWEDTADRLLLAVRPYASPRHGLLALPGPRPSWSGARSDGLEGHARTFLLTALRVAGARGEDPHGHLAFHAEGLAAGAEAPGGDGPDSWPLLTDVRQAVVESASVALGLRLTRPWLWDSLDDRTRQRTVEWLLPALEPSPVDNNWWLFGLTVAGFLQDAGIETDRAAATIDRSLDRIEKWYLGDGWYSDGDNRAFDHYNAWALHLYPVLHAHLAGDQDLLDRYGPRLRRHLDDYAHLFDSDGAPLPYGRSLTYRFAAAAAPWLGALTGHTPLTPGATRRLASGTLRYFLDRGATDERDLLTLGWHGPYEPVVQSYSGPASPYWAAKGFLGLLLPADHPAWTDPEEPLPAERADTVRPVAPAGLLIQSTAADGLVRLHNHGSNHVSSDPSGADDSGYARYAYSTRTGPTTPPDQPDNHFALVLDGRVTRRGPATLLGTGPGWAASLHTPLPGIRILSATLAHGRAEVRAHLVLGAPDGTPVRQTGWATTPEGPTAQLHPVHGFPPATEPVELSTGATLQGGPDTRTAALHGSTSGPESLFVTLASLTAEPAPAPASTLAAVQVTGRTIQVTWQNGPTTHLDLAAHPVVGTTERRPRRASAPSPYVHLRGT; from the coding sequence ATGCCCACGCCGCCCGAGAACCGTGAGCTCAGCCCGTTCACCGGCTGGACCCGCGCCCACTGGGAGGACACCGCCGACCGTCTCCTCCTCGCCGTACGACCGTACGCCTCCCCCCGCCACGGACTCCTCGCCCTCCCGGGCCCCCGCCCCAGCTGGTCCGGCGCCCGCTCCGACGGCCTCGAAGGCCACGCCCGTACGTTCCTCCTCACCGCACTCCGCGTCGCGGGCGCCCGGGGGGAGGACCCGCACGGCCACCTCGCCTTTCACGCCGAGGGCCTCGCCGCCGGCGCGGAGGCTCCGGGCGGCGACGGCCCCGACTCCTGGCCGCTCCTCACCGACGTACGCCAGGCCGTCGTCGAATCCGCCTCCGTCGCCCTCGGACTGCGACTGACCCGCCCCTGGCTCTGGGACAGCCTCGACGACCGCACCCGGCAGCGCACCGTCGAGTGGCTGCTGCCCGCCCTCGAACCCTCCCCGGTCGACAACAACTGGTGGCTCTTCGGCCTCACCGTCGCCGGTTTCCTCCAGGACGCCGGCATCGAGACCGACCGCGCCGCCGCCACCATCGACCGCTCCCTCGACCGCATCGAGAAGTGGTACCTCGGCGACGGCTGGTACAGCGACGGCGACAACCGCGCCTTCGACCACTACAACGCCTGGGCCCTGCACCTCTACCCCGTCCTGCACGCCCACCTCGCCGGCGACCAGGACCTCCTCGACCGCTACGGCCCCCGGCTGCGGCGCCACCTCGACGACTACGCCCACCTCTTCGACAGCGACGGCGCCCCCCTCCCGTACGGCCGCTCCCTCACCTACCGCTTCGCCGCGGCCGCCGCCCCCTGGCTCGGGGCCCTCACCGGACACACCCCGCTCACGCCCGGCGCCACCCGCCGCCTCGCCTCCGGCACACTCCGGTACTTCCTCGACCGGGGCGCCACCGACGAGCGCGACCTGCTCACCCTCGGCTGGCACGGCCCGTACGAACCCGTCGTCCAGAGCTACTCCGGCCCCGCCTCCCCGTACTGGGCCGCCAAGGGTTTCCTCGGCCTGCTCCTCCCCGCCGACCACCCGGCCTGGACCGACCCCGAAGAACCCCTCCCCGCCGAACGCGCCGACACCGTGCGCCCCGTCGCCCCCGCCGGGCTGCTCATACAGTCCACCGCCGCCGATGGACTCGTCCGCCTCCACAACCACGGCAGCAACCACGTGAGCAGCGACCCGTCCGGCGCCGACGACTCCGGCTACGCCCGCTACGCCTACTCCACCCGCACCGGCCCCACCACCCCGCCCGACCAGCCCGACAACCACTTCGCCCTGGTTCTCGACGGGAGGGTCACGCGGCGCGGCCCCGCGACCCTCCTGGGAACCGGCCCAGGCTGGGCCGCCTCCCTGCACACCCCGCTCCCCGGCATCCGGATCCTCTCCGCGACCCTGGCCCACGGCCGCGCCGAGGTCCGCGCCCACCTCGTCCTCGGCGCGCCCGACGGAACTCCCGTACGCCAGACCGGCTGGGCCACCACCCCCGAGGGCCCCACGGCCCAACTCCACCCGGTCCACGGCTTTCCACCGGCCACCGAGCCGGTCGAACTCTCCACCGGCGCCACGCTCCAGGGCGGCCCGGACACCCGTACCGCTGCCCTGCACGGCTCCACCAGCGGCCCCGAGAGCCTCTTCGTCACCCTCGCCTCGCTCACCGCAGAGCCCGCCCCGGCGCCCGCGTCCACCCTCGCAGCCGTCCAGGTCACCGGCCGCACCATCCAAGTAACCTGGCAAAACGGCCCCACGACCCACCTCGACCTCGCAGCCCACCCCGTTGTGGGCACAACGGAACGGCGCCCTAGGCGGGCGTCCGCCCCGTCCCCCTACGTCCACCTCCGAGGTACCTGA
- a CDS encoding MOSC domain-containing protein → MKLISVNAGRAEAVPYTDSPSGMSGIDKRPVEGRVRVEAPSARGVGASGLAGDTVCDLRFHGGDDRAVTAFAREDMDVWERELGRPLANGSFGENLTTLGLDVNGALIGERWRVGSDVVLEVTGGRIPCRTFEGFVREKGWVRRFTRSTAGPGALLRVIEPGEIAAGDAVAVVHRPAHPVTVALLHRAATTERALLPSTLVAAEWMESGLLRVARTYTEKYGTGA, encoded by the coding sequence ATGAAGCTGATCAGCGTGAATGCCGGACGGGCCGAGGCCGTGCCGTACACCGACTCCCCCTCGGGCATGTCGGGCATCGACAAGCGTCCGGTCGAGGGGCGGGTACGGGTCGAGGCGCCGAGCGCGCGCGGGGTCGGGGCGAGCGGGCTCGCCGGGGACACGGTGTGCGATCTGCGCTTCCACGGCGGCGACGACCGGGCCGTGACCGCCTTCGCGCGGGAGGACATGGACGTCTGGGAGCGCGAGCTGGGCCGGCCGCTGGCCAACGGCTCGTTCGGCGAGAACCTCACCACGCTCGGGCTGGATGTGAACGGCGCCCTGATCGGCGAGCGTTGGCGGGTCGGTTCGGACGTGGTGCTCGAAGTGACGGGTGGCCGCATCCCCTGCCGTACGTTCGAGGGCTTCGTCCGGGAGAAGGGGTGGGTCCGCCGCTTCACGCGGTCGACCGCCGGCCCGGGCGCACTGCTGCGGGTGATCGAGCCGGGCGAGATCGCCGCCGGCGACGCCGTGGCGGTCGTGCACCGGCCCGCGCACCCGGTCACGGTCGCGCTCCTGCACCGGGCCGCGACCACCGAACGCGCGCTGCTGCCGAGCACGCTGGTCGCGGCCGAGTGGATGGAGTCGGGCCTGCTCCGGGTCGCGCGCACGTATACGGAGAAGTACGGCACAGGCGCGTAA
- a CDS encoding carbohydrate ABC transporter permease encodes MSPSRTRPTNVWLSKTAVNGALVLAVVYMLFPLVWLLTAATKDAGDLLAGNAFSFEGFDLGGNLSRLAEYNDGIYFHWYANSLLYAGLGALACSLVSVAAGYAFDKYHFRGKEKLFGLVLLGVLVPTTALALPMYLLASEVGIVNTYWAVLIPVLVNPFGVYLSRVFSSGYIPDEALEAARIDGAGELRTFWSIGLRMIMPGFVTVFLFQFTAIWNNFFLPLVMLSDQKLYPLSLGLYAWNSNAHAEPDFYPLVVTGSLLAVVPLVVAFVSLQRHWKAGLTAGSVK; translated from the coding sequence ATGAGCCCGTCCCGCACCCGCCCCACGAACGTCTGGCTCTCGAAGACCGCCGTCAACGGCGCGCTCGTCCTCGCCGTCGTCTACATGCTCTTCCCGCTCGTCTGGCTGCTGACCGCCGCCACCAAGGACGCGGGCGATCTGCTGGCCGGCAACGCCTTCTCCTTCGAGGGCTTCGACCTCGGCGGGAACCTCTCGCGCCTCGCCGAGTACAACGACGGCATCTACTTCCACTGGTACGCCAACAGCCTGCTGTACGCGGGTCTGGGCGCCCTCGCCTGTTCACTGGTCAGCGTCGCCGCGGGCTACGCCTTCGACAAGTACCACTTCCGGGGCAAGGAGAAGCTCTTCGGCCTCGTGCTCCTGGGCGTGCTCGTCCCCACCACGGCGCTCGCGCTGCCCATGTACCTCCTCGCCAGCGAGGTGGGCATCGTGAACACGTACTGGGCCGTGCTGATCCCCGTCCTGGTCAACCCCTTCGGGGTGTACCTCTCCCGGGTCTTCAGCTCCGGCTACATCCCGGACGAGGCACTGGAGGCCGCCCGTATCGACGGCGCGGGCGAGCTGCGCACCTTCTGGTCGATCGGTCTGCGCATGATCATGCCGGGCTTCGTGACCGTCTTCCTCTTCCAGTTCACCGCCATCTGGAACAACTTCTTCCTCCCTCTGGTGATGCTCTCGGACCAGAAGCTGTACCCGCTGAGCCTCGGTCTGTACGCGTGGAACAGCAACGCCCACGCGGAACCCGACTTCTACCCCCTCGTCGTCACCGGGTCCCTGCTCGCCGTCGTCCCCCTCGTCGTCGCCTTCGTCTCCCTGCAGCGCCACTGGAAGGCCGGTCTGACCGCCGGCAGCGTCAAGTGA
- a CDS encoding SDR family oxidoreductase encodes MTTALITGATAGIGAAFARRLAADGHDVVLVARDVKKLREQATELHDRHGIEAEVLAADLSDEKGIAAVEARLSDARQPVDLLVNNAGFGNKGRFLEVSMADELKMLTVHCEAVLRLTSAAAESMRTRGRGGVVNVASMAAFVPRGTYGASKAWVVQFTQGAARDLGGSGVRLMALCPGFVRTEFHERAGMGTDNIPGWMWLDADKLVATALSDLARGKTLSIPDPRYKALMGVVKLAPRGLLGGVSSKAGRKYGPK; translated from the coding sequence ATGACGACTGCATTGATTACGGGCGCGACGGCGGGCATCGGCGCCGCCTTCGCGCGGAGACTGGCGGCGGACGGTCACGATGTGGTGCTCGTGGCCCGCGATGTGAAGAAACTGCGCGAGCAGGCGACCGAACTGCACGACCGCCACGGCATCGAAGCCGAGGTACTGGCCGCCGATCTGTCCGACGAGAAGGGGATCGCGGCCGTGGAGGCCCGGCTCTCCGATGCGCGACAGCCCGTGGACCTGCTGGTGAACAACGCCGGTTTCGGCAACAAGGGCCGGTTCCTGGAAGTCTCCATGGCCGACGAGTTGAAGATGCTGACGGTGCACTGCGAGGCGGTGCTGCGGTTGACGTCGGCGGCGGCGGAGTCCATGCGGACGCGCGGTCGGGGCGGGGTGGTGAACGTGGCCTCGATGGCCGCCTTCGTCCCGCGTGGCACGTACGGGGCGTCCAAGGCGTGGGTCGTGCAGTTCACCCAGGGTGCGGCGCGGGACCTGGGGGGTAGCGGGGTGCGGCTGATGGCGCTCTGCCCGGGGTTCGTCCGGACGGAGTTCCACGAGCGGGCCGGGATGGGGACGGACAACATCCCGGGCTGGATGTGGCTCGACGCGGACAAGTTGGTGGCGACGGCGTTGAGCGATCTGGCGCGGGGCAAGACGCTGTCCATCCCGGACCCCCGCTACAAGGCGCTGATGGGTGTGGTGAAGCTGGCGCCTCGCGGCCTGCTCGGAGGGGTCTCCTCCAAGGCAGGCCGCAAGTACGGACCGAAGTGA
- a CDS encoding sugar ABC transporter permease, whose amino-acid sequence MNARTRAAAFLLTPFFALFVVVMVVPIGYAVWLSLFTEKQSGLGFGGTETVFSGLDNYTAALGDRAFREGFGVLLGYCLFYIPLLLAGALGLALLLDSALARARRFFQLALFLPHAVPGIIAALIWVYLYTPQLSPVVKAMEAGGIGFDFFSPEGALPSIVNIALWEWLGYNMVIFYAALQAIDRSVLEAATVDGAGSWRIAFSIKIPLIRASLLMVCLFTIIGSLQLFTEPLILNKGTGSAVTSTWTPNMYAYTAAFDRNDYGLAAAASVLLALTAALLSFAVTRLTGRRKGKRA is encoded by the coding sequence ATGAACGCCCGCACCCGTGCCGCAGCGTTCCTGCTGACCCCCTTCTTCGCCCTGTTCGTCGTGGTGATGGTCGTGCCGATCGGATACGCGGTCTGGCTCAGCCTGTTCACCGAGAAGCAGTCGGGGCTGGGCTTCGGCGGCACCGAGACCGTCTTCAGCGGGCTCGACAACTACACCGCGGCACTGGGTGACCGGGCCTTCCGCGAGGGCTTCGGCGTACTGCTCGGATACTGCCTCTTCTACATCCCGCTGCTGCTCGCCGGGGCCCTCGGCCTCGCCCTCCTGCTCGACTCGGCGCTCGCCCGCGCCCGCCGCTTCTTCCAGCTCGCGCTCTTCCTGCCGCACGCCGTCCCCGGCATCATCGCCGCGCTCATCTGGGTCTACCTCTACACACCCCAACTCAGCCCGGTCGTGAAGGCGATGGAGGCCGGCGGCATCGGCTTCGATTTCTTCTCGCCCGAGGGCGCACTGCCCTCCATCGTCAACATCGCGCTGTGGGAGTGGCTCGGCTACAACATGGTGATCTTCTACGCCGCCCTGCAGGCCATCGACCGCTCCGTCCTGGAGGCGGCCACCGTCGACGGCGCCGGCTCCTGGCGCATCGCCTTCAGCATCAAGATCCCGCTGATCCGCGCCTCGCTCCTGATGGTCTGCCTCTTCACGATCATCGGCTCCCTCCAGCTGTTCACCGAGCCGCTGATCCTCAACAAGGGAACGGGCTCCGCCGTCACCTCGACCTGGACGCCGAACATGTACGCCTACACCGCGGCCTTCGACCGCAACGACTACGGGCTGGCCGCCGCCGCGTCCGTCCTGCTGGCCCTGACCGCGGCGCTGCTCTCCTTCGCCGTCACCCGACTGACCGGCCGCCGGAAGGGGAAGCGCGCATGA
- a CDS encoding ester cyclase: MTFVQIIDCKTSRFDDLNRLMDKWVEQTQGKRTASHSVIGKDRSDSDHLVEIVEFPSYEVAMTNSQLPETDRIFREMVALCDEMPTFTDLDIVRDIQLYKSNSRRFFELISSEGELPPLDEVLAEGFHDHDPTTEQDVIGMDAVRRQVEMWRGGFDFTFTIHDQIAEGDRVCTRWTWLGTHTGDFMGLQPTGMKVSMTGTTIHQFRQDGKMAEGWWQYDLLGLMGQLGAVEA, translated from the coding sequence ATGACATTCGTACAGATAATCGATTGCAAGACCAGCCGGTTCGACGATCTGAACCGGCTCATGGACAAGTGGGTCGAGCAGACCCAAGGCAAGCGGACGGCCAGCCACAGTGTCATCGGCAAGGACCGCTCCGACTCCGACCACCTCGTGGAGATCGTGGAGTTCCCCTCCTACGAGGTGGCGATGACCAACTCACAGCTTCCCGAGACCGATCGCATCTTCCGGGAGATGGTCGCTCTCTGTGACGAGATGCCGACGTTCACGGACCTGGACATCGTGCGGGACATCCAGCTGTACAAGTCGAACTCGCGCCGGTTCTTCGAGCTCATCTCCTCCGAGGGCGAGCTTCCGCCGCTCGACGAGGTGCTCGCGGAGGGGTTCCACGACCACGATCCGACCACCGAGCAGGACGTCATCGGCATGGACGCGGTCCGCCGCCAGGTGGAGATGTGGCGTGGCGGCTTCGACTTCACCTTCACGATCCACGACCAGATCGCCGAGGGCGACCGGGTGTGCACGCGGTGGACCTGGCTGGGCACCCACACCGGCGACTTCATGGGGCTCCAGCCCACCGGCATGAAGGTCTCCATGACCGGCACGACCATCCACCAGTTCCGTCAGGACGGGAAGATGGCGGAGGGGTGGTGGCAGTACGACCTGCTCGGGCTCATGGGGCAGCTCGGCGCCGTGGAGGCGTAG